One Deinococcus aerius DNA segment encodes these proteins:
- a CDS encoding tetratricopeptide repeat protein — MNQRNLKVLLGLLLAGTPAASAQTLLDTSAAISVQNTLNQTGTPALPKVPAVPGTPTPSATPDKPAATTPPVPVTPLTQPQQAQLARARAALNAGQLPQARTLFEGLIAQNYAQPEPHFGLGLTLLALGNLKGAAFEFTQLATLAPDRYEAPYNLGVIATREKRYADALRFYGQAATLAQGKAGPASERQVLEALAAEQTRAGDFAGLSTTLTQVVALEPNDVDAQFRLAQAMTLAGRSAEALPRAYAVLQRQPKRVDAALLVADIYVAQGLADRAARELDAAVGRTGNGADRARLLLRKADVLAASGDTRGAVLAAQAAAHEDSRNAAAFARLGELRVLRGNQPEAAAAYEIAVRLASRNAAYRTALAALRLALGQTAQAGRDAAQAISLKPDPATLSRAQFVRGVAAYRQGQYAQARTALRASGQLTPSAETYLWLGLSAYAMKDYAGAAGALGASVKLDPTPVARQNLASALLAAARYTEAEAVLRGLVSDLPKSGEAWYLLGLAQRAQAREPEARRSLKTAANLGHVAAKGALK; from the coding sequence GTGAATCAACGTAATCTCAAGGTGCTGCTCGGCCTGCTGCTGGCGGGCACGCCTGCCGCCTCGGCGCAGACGCTGCTCGACACGTCGGCGGCGATCTCCGTCCAGAACACTCTCAACCAGACCGGCACACCTGCTCTCCCCAAGGTCCCGGCTGTTCCGGGAACTCCCACTCCATCCGCTACCCCCGACAAGCCCGCGGCCACCACGCCCCCCGTACCCGTCACGCCGCTGACGCAGCCGCAGCAGGCCCAACTCGCGCGGGCGCGGGCCGCCCTGAATGCGGGGCAACTCCCGCAGGCGCGCACGCTGTTCGAGGGGTTGATCGCGCAGAATTACGCGCAGCCGGAGCCGCACTTCGGGCTGGGCCTCACGCTGCTCGCGCTGGGGAATCTCAAGGGAGCGGCCTTCGAGTTCACGCAGCTCGCCACGCTGGCCCCGGACCGCTATGAGGCACCGTACAACCTCGGCGTGATTGCCACCCGTGAGAAGCGCTATGCGGACGCGCTGAGGTTTTACGGGCAGGCAGCCACGCTCGCCCAGGGCAAGGCCGGACCCGCCAGCGAGCGGCAGGTGCTGGAGGCGCTCGCCGCCGAGCAGACCCGCGCCGGGGACTTCGCGGGGCTCAGCACCACCCTGACGCAGGTTGTGGCGCTCGAACCCAACGACGTGGACGCCCAGTTCCGGCTGGCCCAGGCCATGACGCTGGCGGGACGCAGTGCGGAGGCGCTGCCCCGGGCCTACGCCGTCCTCCAGCGCCAGCCCAAGCGGGTGGACGCGGCGCTGCTGGTCGCGGACATCTACGTGGCGCAGGGACTTGCCGACCGCGCCGCGCGGGAACTCGACGCCGCCGTGGGCCGCACGGGAAACGGGGCCGACCGCGCCCGGCTGCTGCTCCGCAAGGCCGATGTCCTCGCCGCGAGCGGTGACACGCGCGGCGCAGTCCTCGCCGCCCAGGCCGCGGCCCACGAGGACAGCCGCAACGCCGCCGCCTTCGCGCGGCTGGGGGAACTGCGGGTGCTGCGGGGCAACCAGCCCGAGGCCGCAGCCGCTTACGAGATCGCGGTCCGCCTGGCGTCCAGGAACGCCGCGTACCGCACCGCGCTGGCCGCCCTGCGCCTCGCGCTGGGGCAGACCGCCCAGGCCGGGCGCGACGCCGCGCAGGCCATCAGCCTGAAGCCCGACCCCGCCACGTTGAGCCGCGCCCAGTTCGTGCGGGGGGTGGCAGCCTACCGCCAGGGCCAGTACGCCCAGGCCAGGACGGCGCTGCGCGCCAGCGGCCAGCTCACCCCCAGCGCCGAGACCTACCTGTGGCTGGGGCTGAGCGCCTACGCGATGAAGGACTACGCGGGGGCTGCCGGTGCCCTGGGCGCGAGCGTGAAGCTCGACCCCACGCCGGTCGCGCGGCAGAATCTCGCCTCGGCGCTGCTCGCCGCCGCCCGCTACACCGAGGCCGAGGCCGTGCTGCGCGGCCTGGTGAGCGACCTGCCGAAAAGCGGCGAGGCGTGGTATCTGCTGGGTCTCGCCCAGCGTGCCCAGGCCCGTGAGCCGGAGGCCCGCCGGTCGCTGAAGACCGCCGCGAACCTGGGGCACGTCGCCGCGAAGGGGGCGCTGAAGTGA
- the rlmN gene encoding 23S rRNA (adenine(2503)-C(2))-methyltransferase RlmN, with translation MQLLLDLHPDLYPLEGFRRRQLLEWVFVQGVGTFGAMTNLPAEARADLAARYTLNPFKEIETVRSSDGSVKYLFTLNDGRQMEAVYMPYLDRKTICVSTMVGCPARCAFCATGAMGFGRNLTPGEIVAQVLAVAGGEGIGPREIRNLVFMGMGEAMLNYANTMQAARILLHPQALGMSKRRVTLSTVGIAKGIRQLAAEDDLGIKLAISLHAPDEETRRRIIPTGAANSIEEIMAAARDYQSVTGRRVTLEYTMLRGVNDHLWQAEMLADLLKGLVSHVNLIPMNPWDGSGFESSTEEQIQAFYDVLEARGVDVSVRRSRGKDAGAACGQLALKRPGAAIGIPA, from the coding sequence ATGCAGCTTCTCCTCGACCTTCACCCTGACCTGTACCCGCTGGAGGGCTTCCGGCGGCGGCAACTGCTGGAGTGGGTCTTCGTGCAGGGCGTGGGGACCTTTGGCGCCATGACGAACCTTCCGGCGGAGGCTCGCGCCGACCTCGCCGCGCGCTATACCCTGAACCCCTTTAAGGAGATCGAGACCGTCCGCAGCTCGGACGGTTCGGTCAAATACCTCTTTACGCTCAACGACGGCCGCCAGATGGAGGCCGTCTACATGCCCTACCTCGACCGCAAGACGATCTGCGTGTCCACGATGGTGGGGTGCCCCGCCCGCTGCGCCTTCTGCGCGACGGGGGCGATGGGCTTCGGGCGCAACCTGACGCCGGGCGAGATCGTCGCGCAGGTGCTCGCCGTAGCGGGCGGCGAGGGGATCGGCCCGCGCGAGATCCGCAACTTGGTCTTCATGGGCATGGGCGAGGCCATGCTGAACTACGCGAACACCATGCAGGCCGCCCGCATCCTGCTGCACCCGCAGGCGCTGGGCATGAGCAAGCGCCGGGTGACCCTCTCCACCGTGGGGATCGCCAAGGGCATCCGGCAACTCGCCGCCGAGGACGATCTGGGCATCAAGCTGGCGATCAGCCTGCATGCCCCGGACGAGGAAACGCGGCGGCGCATCATCCCGACCGGTGCGGCGAACTCCATCGAGGAAATCATGGCTGCCGCCCGTGATTACCAGTCAGTGACGGGGCGGCGCGTGACGCTGGAATACACCATGCTGCGCGGGGTGAACGACCACCTGTGGCAGGCGGAAATGCTCGCCGACCTGCTGAAGGGACTCGTGAGCCACGTCAACCTGATCCCGATGAATCCTTGGGACGGCTCGGGCTTCGAGAGCAGCACCGAGGAACAGATTCAGGCGTTCTACGACGTGCTGGAGGCGCGGGGCGTGGACGTGAGTGTGCGCCGCTCGCGCGGGAAAGATGCGGGGGCAGCCTGCGGACAACTGGCGCTCAAGCGGCCCGGTGCGGCCATAGGCATTCCCGCCTAA
- a CDS encoding DUF2721 domain-containing protein has protein sequence MITPAVLISGAGTLLMSTSTRLGRTTDRVRHLTARFKVLVSESGQLEPLAREEKRMIIRQLPRLARRTRIIQRAMTALYVAVALLVLTSILIGSGALFGAAFGLAPVILAILGAASLAYGALLLSFETRLSARTTHEEMQFLVDLGRHYATLYSEEAGRVAREV, from the coding sequence ATGATCACCCCCGCCGTGCTCATCAGCGGCGCGGGCACGCTCCTGATGAGCACGAGTACCCGGCTCGGGCGGACGACCGACCGGGTGCGGCATCTCACCGCGCGCTTCAAGGTCCTCGTGAGCGAGAGCGGCCAGCTTGAACCCCTCGCGCGCGAGGAAAAGCGCATGATCATCCGCCAGCTTCCGCGTCTCGCCCGCCGCACCCGCATCATCCAGCGGGCGATGACGGCGCTGTACGTGGCGGTCGCCCTGCTCGTGCTGACGAGCATTCTCATTGGGTCAGGCGCTTTATTCGGCGCAGCGTTCGGTCTGGCTCCGGTCATTCTCGCCATTCTGGGCGCGGCCTCCCTCGCCTATGGGGCGCTCCTCCTGAGCTTTGAGACGCGGCTGAGTGCGCGCACTACGCATGAGGAAATGCAGTTTTTGGTTGACCTGGGGCGGCATTACGCCACCCTCTACAGCGAGGAGGCGGGGCGGGTGGCGCGCGAAGTGTAG